A region of Pseudomonas cavernicola DNA encodes the following proteins:
- a CDS encoding NUDIX hydrolase: MAFSPREAAHRAASDAERIAWVDEVDQLLGGMPRLALRERGLIGRGTFILLFNSAGELCVHRRTLSKALYPGYWDVAAGGMVLEGESYAESAARELEEELGIAGVPLREHEHFFFDQPDNRLWCAVFSAVSDAPLRLQPEEVLEARFMPIEAALAEAQDKPFCPDSLAALKRYLA, from the coding sequence ATGGCTTTTTCACCCAGAGAGGCGGCCCACCGGGCAGCCTCCGACGCAGAACGGATCGCCTGGGTCGATGAGGTCGATCAACTCCTTGGTGGCATGCCGCGGTTAGCCCTGCGCGAGCGCGGGCTGATCGGCCGCGGCACCTTTATCCTGTTGTTCAACTCGGCCGGTGAGCTCTGCGTGCATCGGCGCACGCTGAGCAAGGCGCTGTACCCCGGTTATTGGGATGTGGCCGCTGGCGGTATGGTGCTGGAGGGCGAGAGTTACGCCGAGTCCGCGGCCCGTGAGCTGGAAGAAGAGCTGGGGATTGCTGGAGTGCCCTTGCGCGAGCACGAGCATTTCTTCTTCGATCAGCCGGACAACCGTCTCTGGTGCGCGGTGTTTTCCGCCGTCTCCGATGCGCCGTTACGGCTGCAACCGGAAGAGGTACTGGAAGCCCGCTTCATGCCGATCGAGGCCGCGCTGGCCGAGGCGCAAGACAAACCTTTCTGCCCCGACTCCCTGGCT